A segment of the Phorcysia thermohydrogeniphila genome:
TAAACTTGAACTTATCAATTACCTCGTAAGTAAAGTCCCTGCCGAAGAACTTTATCCTCTCTGGGTAGCCGTCACCACCGGTCTTATAGATTCCGAATCCAACAACGTTGAGGTTCAGTATCTCTCTAACCCTTTCCAAAGTGAGGTTAATCCTCTTAAACCTGCCGGAGTAGACAATCTTTAACAGGACTTCGCCTTTAGAGGAGGAATAGATGTGAAAGTCAGAAGGTTCTGAGGGGAGCTCCTTTAAGAGCTCCTTTAACTTTGGCATTATGTCGTGAATGTCCTCTTTTAAAAGGTAACACCTGTCTATATCAACAACGTTGTGGCTACCCTTAGCAAAGAAGCCTACTTTTCCGTTCCTTACTTTTAGCTGAGCCCTGTTCCTGTAGTACCAAGGTGAAGAGGAAGGGATAACTTCCTCTATGTTGGGACGTTTTATCTTTCCTATCTTCTGGAGATTCTCCTCTAAGATGTCTCTCTTGAATCTCACCTGACTTTCATAGTCTATGTGCTGCCAGTCACAGCCACCGCACCTACCAAAGTAAGGACAGCGCGGAGTAGTCCTGTACTTGCTCCTTTCAAGGTAACGAACAACCTCTGCCTCGCTGTAACCACTTTTCCTACTCGTCTCCTCTACTATTACAACGTCTCCGGGAGCTACCTGAGGAACAAAGACAGCTCTACCGTTTAACCTACCAAGTCCTTTCCCACCGTAAACGAGCTTCTCTATTTTTATCTTGAATTGCTTTCCCTTCTGCTTCAAGGAATGGCCTCCAAGGGCGGAAGTGAAGCTTAGAGTCGGATTATACGAATTTCAAGGAACATTTGCTAACATAGAAATTAAGAGCTATAACCTTCAAGGAGTCGGCCATGAAGATAAAGACGAAACTTCTGATTTCCCTCGTGGTTGAAGTCCTGATGATTCTTTTCTTCACTGAATTTGCCACCTACAAACTCCACAGCTTTCGTGAAGCCTACGAGTTAGAGAAAGTTATGTTTAACGTTGAAAAGGATATAGCCGACTTGAGAACTTACCTCCTGCTTTCTGACCAAGAATTTAACAGCTCTTCAGACATAAACGATAGGCTGGAAAAGGACCTAATGAAACTTGGAGAGTTTAGCTCTCCAGAGGCCTCAAAAGTTTACTCTATCTTCCTTTCTGCAATCAGCGAGGTCAAGAAAGGAAGTCCAGACCTCCAGACGCTAACAAAGAGCCTATCAGACAAGGAAATGCAAGTCTACCACCTCCGGGAAAGCCTTTCAAAGGAAGCAGAAGGCATCCTCTCCTTTGCCGAAAGCATCGTCAGGATTATTCCCCTCTTTAGCCTCTTCATCATAGGTATAGGAGCTTTCAGCTCCTACAGGGCAATAGTTATGCCCATCCAAAAGATGACAGAGACGATGAAAGAGATAGAAAAAGGAAACCTCACAAAGCGCCTCTCCATAGATAGGGATGATGAACTCGGCCTTCTGG
Coding sequences within it:
- a CDS encoding class I SAM-dependent RNA methyltransferase — encoded protein: MKQKGKQFKIKIEKLVYGGKGLGRLNGRAVFVPQVAPGDVVIVEETSRKSGYSEAEVVRYLERSKYRTTPRCPYFGRCGGCDWQHIDYESQVRFKRDILEENLQKIGKIKRPNIEEVIPSSSPWYYRNRAQLKVRNGKVGFFAKGSHNVVDIDRCYLLKEDIHDIMPKLKELLKELPSEPSDFHIYSSSKGEVLLKIVYSGRFKRINLTLERVREILNLNVVGFGIYKTGGDGYPERIKFFGRDFTYEVIDKFKFRVSADSFFQVNRFQVGNLINRVSRAAMEQQYMLAGDLYCGVGTLTIPVGRYVHRAFGVEASFSAVSDALYNKDINGLRNITFYCRQTEEALSIVKDYNPDLVIVDPPRSGLNQRVVRELSQIPRLRKIVYVSCNPSTLARDIALFHQFGIDMEKVKLIDMFPQTYHIEAIAYLRKVK